Proteins found in one Zea mays cultivar B73 chromosome 1, Zm-B73-REFERENCE-NAM-5.0, whole genome shotgun sequence genomic segment:
- the LOC100383079 gene encoding L-type lectin-domain containing receptor kinase SIT2 precursor produces MSASSKRFLPVVVVAAMVAAASGAVEFAYNGFGGAGLSLDGTATVTPAGLLQLTNDTNMSKGHAFHPDPVKFHRPMLSSFSTTFVFAIVSEFLDLSTSGFAFLVAPTTDLSTAMPQQYLGMFNGTDNGDARNHVFAVELDTVRNPEFADINNNHVGVDVNSLNSTVAAPAGYFDDGGGGAFHNLSLISREPMQVWVDYDAATTEVTVAMAPARQPRPRRPLISTRNINLSTVITDTAYVGFSSASSIVLVKHYVLGWSFALDGAAPALDYDKLPKLPRIGPKPRSKALTVALPIATTVSVLAAVALGFVLLRRRRRYAELREDWEVEFGPHRFAYKDLYDGTGGFRDKRLLGAGGFGRVYKGVLPGSGTYVAVKKVSHESRQGMKEFVAEVASIGRLRHRNLVPLLGYCRREGELLLVYDYMLNGSLDKHLHCHGDKPVLAWAQRVHIVRGVAAGLLYMHEDWEKVVIHRDIKASNVLVDGEMNGRLGDFGLARLYDHGTDPQTTHVVGTMGYLAPELVRTGKATTLSDVFAFGSFLLEVACGRRPIEEEEDDSAATVGVGIGDRFVLVDWVLGHWRKGSIAGAVDARLGLEYDVAEADLVLRLGLACLHPSPAARPTMRQVTQYLDGSAPLPELPPSYLTLDMSAGMERNQSLFNSWFVWRPSSRATTSVATMSDVALSGGR; encoded by the coding sequence ATGTCTGCTAGTAGTAAGCGTTTTCTGCCGGTAGTGGTGGTTGCGGCAATGGTTGCCGCCGCCAGTGGCGCCGTGGAGTTCGCCTACAACGGCTTCGGCGGCGCGGGCTTGTCGCTCGACGGTACGGCCACCGTCACGCCGGCCGGTCTGCTCCAGCTCACCAACGACACCAACATGTCCAAGGGCCACGCGTTCCACCCGGATCCAGTCAAGTTCCACCGGCCGATGCTGTCGTCCTTCTCCACGACGTTCGTGTTCGCCATCGTGTCGGAGTTCCTCGACCTGAGCACCAGCGGGTTCGCGTTCCTGGTGGCGCCGACCACGGACCTGTCCACGGCGATGCCGCAGCAGTACCTGGGCATGTTCAACGGCACCGACAACGGCGACGCCCGCAACCACGTCTTCGCCGTCGAGTTGGACACCGTGCGGAACCCGGAGTTCGCCGACATCAACAACAACCACGTCGGCGTCGACGTCAACAGCCTCAACTCCACCGTGGCCGCCCCGGCGGGGTACTttgacgacggcggcggcggcgcgttccATAACCTGAGCCTCATAAGCAGGGAACCCATGCAGGTCTGGGTGGACTACGACGCTGCCACGACGGAGGTCACCGTGGCCATGGCCCCGGCGCGCCAGCCCAGGCCCCGGAGACCGCTCATCTCGACCAGGAACATCAACCTCTCCACGGTCATCACGGACACAGCGTACGTCGGCTTCTCGTCCGCGTCCAGCATCGTGCTGGTGAAGCACTACGTGCTCGGATGGAGCTTCGCGCTCGACGGCGCCGCTCCGGCTCTCGACTACGacaagctgccgaagctgcctcgcaTCGGCCCAAAGCCCCGGTCCAAGGCGCTGACTGTCGCGCTGCCGATAGCCACCACGGTATCCGTCCTCGCGGCGGTCGCCCTCGGGTTCGTGCTCCTCCGACGGCGGCGCAGGTACGCCGAGCTGCGCGAAGATTGGGAGGTGGAGTTCGGGCCACACCGGTTCGCGTACAAGGACCTGTACGACGGCACCGGCGGCTTCAGGGACAAGAGGCTGCTCGGAGCAGGCGGGTTTGGCAGGGTGTACAAAGGCGTGCTCCCGGGTTCCGGGACCTATGTCGCCGTGAAGAAGGTGTCGCACGAATCAAGGCAAGGGATGAAGGAGTTCGTCGCCGAGGTCGCCAGCATTGGCCGTCTCCGGCACCGCAACCTCGTGCCGCTGCTCGGCTACTGCCGGCGCGAAGGGGAGCTCTTGCTGGTGTACGACTACATGCTAAACGGCAGCCTGGACAAGCACCTCCACTGCCATGGCGACAAGCCCGTCCTGGCTTGGGCTCAGAGGGTGCACATCGTCAGAGGTGTCGCGGCCGGGCTACTCTACATGCACGAGGACTGGGAGAAGGTGGTTATACACCGAGACATCAAAGCAAGCAACGTGCTCGTCGACGGCGAGATGAACGGGCGGCTGGGTGACTTTGGCCTCGCGAGACTGTACGACCACGGCACAGACCCGCAGACCACGCATGTGGTCGGCACCATGGGGTACCTGGCCCCGGAGCTGGTGCGCACTGGCAAGGCAACCACTCTCTCCGACGTGTTCGCCTTCGGTTCGTTCTTGCTGGAGGTTGCCTGCGGGCGGAGGCCCATCGAGGAAGAGGAAGATGACTCCGCCGCCACCGTTGGGGTTGGAATTGGAGACCGATTCGTGCTCGTGGACTGGGTGCTCGGGCACTGGCGCAAGGGCTCCATAGCCGGCGCGGTGGACGCTAGGCTTGGCCTGGAGTACGACGTCGCGGAGGCGGATCTGGTGCTGCGGCTGGGGCTGGCGTGCCTGCACCCGTCGCCCGCGGCGCGGCCGACCATGCGGCAGGTCACGCAGTACCTCGACGGCAGCGCGCCCTTGCCAGAGCTGCCCCCGTCGTACCTGACGCTAGACATGTCGGCCGGCATGGAGAGGAACCAGTCTCTCTTCAACTCCTGGTTCGTCTGGCGTCCGTCCTCGAGGGCGACGACGAGTGTCGCCACCATGTCTGACGTCGCGCTCTCTGGCGGCAGATGA